A window from Vulcanimicrobium alpinum encodes these proteins:
- a CDS encoding efflux RND transporter permease subunit, translated as MIDFFLHRPVFASVCALFIILAGLISIPTLPVAQFPQVAPPVVTVSSTYIGANAQAAESSVTTPLEEAVNGVDGLRYISSTTTNDGTSTIVCTFFLDRNIDAAANDLQNQVDNTIGRLPAEVRATGVTVTKNNGSFVLGMGLGSRDPRYDRIFLSNYASLTIVDVLKRVRGVNDVRIFGERRYAMRLWLDPTRLNLSRVTAGDVVSALQTQNVQIAAGAIGAAPIRSDQPYQVSIRALGRLHSGDDFGNLILRSNPDGGFVRLRDVGRVELGAESYAQDLRLLGADAVGIGILTLPSANALQVERDVLAAMQRLSARFPHGVYYKTGFDAAPFVADSIGEVLKTLLISVVLVVIVVFLFLRNWRTTLVPAITIPVSLIGTFALMKALGFSINTLTLFGITLATGLVVDDAIVVIENIARFIHDKGMPPLAGAAAAMKEITGAVVASSLVLLAVFVPVAFFAGTTGQLYKQFALTIACSITISLFSALTLTPALSALLIEREERRHGAFFRAVNRLLAATRSGYHAIVPRLLRMRAVVLALFALGLAATYFAYAAIPTGFLPDEDVGYFYITVQLPEGASLAQTERVTRRIEGILAGIPEIAVTFEPNGTQFGTNASNRAMMFVSLKPWAERKGAGKSADGIMRRVRPQLGAIADATVLAFNPPTIRGIGNLAGFQFELQDAANAGIPALTGAARGLIANARRDPVLRNVSTTFRDDAPQLVVEIDRAKVASLGIPIADVFAAMQVYLGSQHVNDFDFLNRSFRVYVQADTKFRDRLNALDRIYVRANGAAPQLAATIPLGSLVRTHVARTAPIITHYNLLRSIEINGIPAPGYGSGQALGTMTALASTIPAGMAYEWTGISLEQIEFGSQALVIFGLGLLCVFLVLAANYENYWDPAIILVSVPLAILGAILALDARGLPSDLYAQVGYLMLIALASKNAILIVEFANQRRRAGLGAAEAVAEAAQTRLRPILMTSLAFILATVPLVVASGAGAASRISLGTAVFGGMILSTVLNLFVVPVVYVALAALRDRLARRSRAPAAAVSGHAPGAVPVSMVRTADGELLLHFADGSEPVRLSLPEP; from the coding sequence GTGATCGACTTCTTTCTGCACCGGCCGGTCTTCGCGTCGGTCTGCGCGCTCTTCATCATCCTCGCCGGCCTCATCTCGATCCCGACGCTCCCGGTCGCGCAGTTCCCGCAGGTCGCGCCGCCCGTCGTCACCGTGTCGTCGACATACATCGGCGCGAACGCGCAGGCCGCGGAGTCGTCGGTCACGACGCCGCTCGAAGAAGCCGTCAACGGGGTCGACGGCTTGCGCTACATCAGTTCGACGACGACCAACGACGGCACCAGCACGATCGTCTGCACGTTCTTCCTCGACCGCAACATCGATGCGGCGGCCAACGACTTGCAGAACCAGGTGGACAACACGATCGGCAGACTCCCCGCCGAGGTGCGCGCGACCGGCGTCACGGTCACCAAGAACAACGGCTCTTTCGTGCTGGGGATGGGTCTCGGCTCGCGCGATCCGCGCTACGATCGCATCTTCTTGAGCAACTACGCGTCGCTCACCATCGTCGACGTTCTCAAGCGCGTCCGCGGCGTCAACGACGTGCGCATCTTCGGCGAACGCCGCTACGCGATGCGGCTGTGGCTCGATCCCACCCGCCTCAACCTCTCGCGCGTCACGGCCGGCGATGTGGTCTCCGCGCTGCAGACGCAGAACGTCCAGATCGCGGCGGGCGCGATCGGCGCGGCGCCGATCCGCAGCGACCAGCCGTATCAGGTCTCGATCCGGGCGCTCGGGCGGCTGCACTCCGGGGACGACTTCGGCAACCTGATCCTGCGGTCGAATCCCGACGGCGGTTTCGTGCGGCTGCGCGACGTCGGACGCGTCGAACTGGGCGCCGAAAGCTACGCGCAGGATCTGCGGCTCTTGGGCGCCGACGCCGTCGGCATCGGGATCCTGACGCTCCCCAGCGCCAACGCGCTGCAGGTCGAGCGCGACGTGCTCGCAGCGATGCAGCGCCTCTCGGCGCGCTTCCCGCACGGCGTCTACTATAAGACCGGGTTCGACGCCGCGCCCTTCGTCGCCGACTCGATCGGCGAAGTGCTCAAGACCCTGCTGATCTCGGTCGTGCTGGTCGTGATCGTCGTCTTCCTGTTCCTGCGGAACTGGCGTACGACGCTGGTCCCGGCGATCACGATCCCCGTCTCGCTGATCGGCACGTTCGCGCTGATGAAGGCCCTGGGATTCTCCATCAACACGCTGACCCTCTTCGGGATCACGCTGGCGACGGGGCTCGTCGTCGACGACGCGATCGTCGTGATCGAGAACATCGCCCGCTTCATCCACGACAAGGGGATGCCGCCGCTCGCCGGCGCGGCGGCGGCGATGAAAGAGATCACCGGCGCCGTCGTCGCGAGTTCGCTGGTGCTGCTCGCGGTGTTCGTCCCGGTCGCATTTTTCGCCGGAACGACGGGCCAGCTCTACAAGCAGTTCGCGCTCACGATCGCGTGCTCGATCACGATCTCGCTGTTCAGCGCGCTCACGCTGACGCCGGCGCTTTCGGCGCTGCTCATCGAACGCGAAGAGCGCCGTCACGGTGCCTTCTTCCGCGCCGTGAACCGGCTCCTCGCCGCGACGCGTTCCGGCTATCACGCGATCGTTCCGCGCCTGCTGCGCATGCGCGCGGTCGTGCTGGCGCTCTTCGCGCTGGGCCTTGCCGCGACGTACTTCGCGTACGCGGCGATCCCGACGGGATTCCTCCCCGACGAAGACGTCGGCTACTTCTACATCACGGTACAGCTCCCCGAAGGTGCGTCGCTCGCGCAGACGGAGCGGGTGACGCGCCGGATCGAAGGGATCCTCGCCGGCATCCCCGAGATCGCCGTGACGTTCGAGCCGAACGGGACGCAATTCGGGACGAACGCGTCGAATCGCGCGATGATGTTCGTCTCGCTCAAACCGTGGGCCGAGCGCAAGGGCGCCGGGAAGTCGGCCGACGGGATCATGCGGCGCGTCCGCCCGCAGCTCGGCGCAATCGCCGACGCGACGGTGCTGGCGTTCAACCCGCCGACGATCCGCGGCATCGGCAACCTCGCGGGCTTCCAGTTCGAACTCCAGGACGCCGCGAACGCCGGGATCCCGGCGCTGACGGGCGCCGCGCGCGGGCTCATCGCGAACGCACGCCGCGATCCCGTTCTGCGCAATGTCTCGACGACGTTTCGCGACGACGCCCCGCAGCTCGTCGTCGAGATCGACCGCGCGAAGGTCGCGTCGCTCGGGATCCCGATCGCCGACGTGTTCGCCGCGATGCAGGTCTATCTGGGCTCGCAGCACGTCAACGACTTCGACTTTCTCAACCGGTCGTTTCGGGTGTACGTCCAGGCCGATACGAAGTTCCGCGACCGCTTGAACGCACTCGACCGCATTTACGTGCGCGCGAACGGGGCCGCGCCGCAGCTCGCCGCGACGATCCCGCTCGGTTCGCTCGTGCGCACGCACGTCGCACGCACGGCGCCGATCATCACCCATTACAACCTGCTGCGCTCGATCGAGATCAACGGCATTCCGGCGCCGGGCTACGGATCGGGCCAGGCGCTGGGGACGATGACCGCGCTCGCGTCGACGATTCCGGCCGGGATGGCCTACGAGTGGACCGGGATCTCGCTGGAGCAAATCGAGTTCGGCAGCCAGGCGCTGGTGATTTTCGGCCTCGGACTGCTCTGCGTGTTTCTCGTGCTCGCCGCCAACTACGAGAACTATTGGGATCCGGCGATCATCCTCGTCTCGGTCCCGCTCGCGATCCTCGGCGCAATCCTGGCGCTCGACGCGCGCGGACTGCCGAGCGATCTCTACGCCCAGGTCGGCTACCTGATGCTGATCGCGCTGGCGAGCAAGAACGCGATCCTGATCGTCGAGTTCGCAAACCAGCGCCGCCGCGCAGGCCTGGGCGCCGCCGAGGCGGTGGCGGAAGCCGCGCAGACGCGGCTGCGCCCGATCCTGATGACGTCGCTCGCGTTCATCCTCGCGACGGTTCCGCTCGTCGTCGCCTCGGGCGCAGGCGCGGCGAGCCGCATCTCGCTCGGCACCGCGGTCTTCGGCGGGATGATCCTCTCGACGGTCCTCAACCTGTTCGTCGTCCCCGTCGTCTACGTCGCGCTGGCGGCGCTGCGCGACCGGCTCGCGCGGCGGTCGCGCGCGCCGGCGGCGGCCGTCAGCGGGCATGCGCCGGGCGCGGTCCCGGTGTCGATGGTACGCACCGCCGACGGCGAACTGCTGCTCCACTTCGCCGACGGCAGCGAACCGGTGCGCCTCTCGCTCCCCGAACCGTAG
- a CDS encoding divergent polysaccharide deacetylase family protein: protein MKRRKRRAARARTASFPAFAFALLLIGAVALFASRALRDVPAPSRSAHAHRSGHAATLAATEPSPSAHDAAATLAPAATPGAAATPAPAATPAAPATPAAASAAPNGAKLALIIDDCGQWRDTERGFVALRVPLTLSVLPHVRYGAQIAREANAAGKGVMLHLPMEPRSGANPGPGEISTAMDDAAIATQVGADLDDVPLATGVNNHEGSGATADDRVMRDVAAVLAARRVFFIDSRTTAKTVAERDVGAAGVPTARRDVFLDDVDDRAAVEAQLRRAAEIARDRGTAIAIGHPRAATLAAVRSLVPVLQAAGIEFVLAADLVRR from the coding sequence ATGAAACGGAGGAAACGTCGAGCGGCGCGCGCACGGACGGCCTCGTTCCCGGCGTTCGCGTTTGCGCTGCTGCTGATCGGCGCCGTCGCGTTGTTCGCCTCGCGCGCGCTGCGCGATGTGCCGGCTCCTTCGCGCTCCGCGCACGCGCACCGAAGCGGACACGCGGCAACGCTTGCGGCAACCGAACCGTCACCCTCGGCTCATGACGCGGCGGCAACCCTCGCGCCGGCCGCGACGCCCGGTGCCGCGGCGACGCCCGCGCCTGCGGCGACGCCCGCGGCCCCGGCGACGCCGGCCGCGGCGAGCGCGGCGCCGAACGGCGCGAAGCTCGCGCTGATCATCGACGACTGCGGGCAATGGCGCGACACCGAACGCGGCTTCGTCGCGCTTCGGGTCCCGCTCACGCTCTCGGTGCTCCCGCACGTGCGGTACGGCGCGCAGATCGCGCGCGAAGCGAACGCGGCCGGCAAGGGCGTGATGCTGCATCTGCCGATGGAGCCGCGCTCGGGTGCGAATCCCGGCCCCGGCGAGATCTCCACCGCGATGGACGACGCCGCGATCGCGACGCAGGTCGGCGCCGATCTCGACGACGTTCCGCTCGCGACGGGCGTGAACAACCACGAGGGGAGCGGCGCGACGGCCGACGATCGCGTCATGCGCGACGTCGCAGCGGTCCTCGCCGCGCGCCGTGTCTTCTTCATCGACTCGCGGACGACGGCGAAGACGGTCGCCGAGCGCGACGTCGGCGCGGCGGGCGTCCCGACGGCGCGCCGCGACGTGTTTCTCGACGACGTCGACGACCGCGCCGCGGTCGAGGCACAGCTGCGGCGGGCCGCCGAGATCGCGAGGGATCGCGGCACCGCGATCGCGATCGGCCACCCGCGCGCGGCGACGCTGGCCGCGGTGCGCAGCCTCGTCCCGGTGCTGCAGGCGGCCGGGATCGAGTTCGTGCTGGCGGCGGACCTCGTCCGGCGTTGA